One Telluria mixta DNA window includes the following coding sequences:
- a CDS encoding DUF418 domain-containing protein — MTPSPDMPRTDSRLDLVDALRGFAIVSIMLLHNIEHFDLYFSPPGEPAWLKALGQHIWDAMFAVFGGKSYAIFALLFGLTFHLQDDARARRGEDFRPRFAWRMLLLLGFGLVNSAFYEGDILAMYAVLGLVLIPVARLGTWTVFLLACFLSLQPVAWLDAFAALGSAPGKLPDPASWAYFGRAEEYLKHGSLLDVWIGNLTNGKQAVLLWSWEMGRLLQIPALFMFGMLAGRLGMFAMTDRNRSIWRRVFFGALLLLGPLIFIHGHLAAWIPAEALRRPLDAIAKPLLNLDIMLLLVTGFALLYRRPAGARALGSLRWLGRMSLTSYMMQSIVGTTLYHGFGFGLYAVTGTVAALSIGIVLAVLQGCFSAWWLRNHKQGPLEALWHRLTWIGAASSHSAQPATRVNNPS, encoded by the coding sequence ATGACGCCTTCCCCCGACATGCCCCGTACCGATTCCCGCCTCGACCTGGTCGACGCCCTGCGCGGCTTTGCCATCGTCTCGATCATGCTGCTGCATAACATCGAGCACTTCGATCTCTATTTTTCGCCGCCGGGCGAGCCCGCCTGGCTGAAAGCGCTGGGACAACACATCTGGGACGCGATGTTCGCCGTGTTCGGCGGCAAGTCGTATGCCATCTTCGCCCTGTTGTTCGGCCTGACGTTCCACCTGCAGGACGATGCCCGGGCCCGGCGCGGGGAGGATTTCCGGCCGCGCTTTGCGTGGCGGATGCTTCTCCTGCTCGGGTTCGGCCTGGTGAATTCCGCGTTCTACGAGGGCGACATCCTCGCGATGTATGCCGTGCTCGGCCTCGTGCTGATCCCGGTCGCGCGCCTGGGCACGTGGACGGTCTTCCTGCTGGCCTGCTTCCTCAGCCTGCAGCCGGTCGCGTGGCTCGATGCGTTCGCGGCGCTGGGCAGCGCGCCGGGCAAGCTGCCCGATCCCGCCTCCTGGGCATACTTCGGCCGCGCCGAGGAATACCTGAAGCACGGTTCGCTGCTCGACGTCTGGATCGGCAACCTCACGAACGGCAAGCAGGCCGTGCTGCTGTGGAGCTGGGAAATGGGCCGCCTCCTGCAGATTCCCGCGCTGTTCATGTTCGGCATGCTGGCCGGCCGCCTCGGGATGTTCGCCATGACCGACAGGAACCGCAGCATCTGGCGCCGCGTCTTCTTCGGGGCGTTGCTGCTGCTCGGTCCGCTGATCTTCATCCATGGCCACCTGGCAGCGTGGATCCCCGCCGAGGCCCTGCGCCGGCCGCTGGATGCCATCGCCAAGCCGCTGCTCAACCTGGACATCATGCTGCTGCTCGTCACGGGCTTCGCGCTGCTGTACCGCCGTCCCGCCGGCGCGCGCGCGCTGGGCTCACTCCGCTGGCTGGGCCGGATGAGCCTGACGAGCTACATGATGCAGTCGATCGTCGGCACGACCCTGTACCACGGCTTCGGCTTCGGCCTGTACGCGGTGACCGGGACCGTCGCGGCACTGTCGATCGGTATCGTGCTGGCCGTGCTGCAAGGCTGCTTCAGCGCCTGGTGGCTCCGCAACCACAAGCAGGGCCCGCTGGAAGCCCTGTGGCACCGCCTGACGTGGATCGGCGCGGCCTCGAGCCACAGCGCTCAACCCGCGACGCGCGTAAACAACCCCTCGTAA